The genomic region AGCAATTCGATATTCCTATACAGGCTGCTATTGGTGCCAAGATTATTTCACGTGAAACTGTTAAAGCGCTCCGTAAGGATGTAACTGCCAAATGTTATGGTGGAGATATATCCCGTAAACGTAAGTTGCTTGAAAAACAGAAAAAAGGTAAAAAACGTATGCGCCAAGTAGGAAATGTAGAGATTCCTCAGCAGGCATTTATGGCTGTTCTAAAGTTGAATGACTAATAAATAACATTCTAAATATTCTAACAAAGCCCCTCTTGAGTTTTCAAACGGGGCTTTACTTTTTTATTGGGTTACACTATAAGCTGGGAATTCCGCCGCCACAGAAGGAGCTAAAAGCTTCTTCAAAATCTTCCCCATCTTCCAACTCAAAGTCTTCCGAACCACCAGGATACGTAAGCGTATAGGTTCCATCCCCGTTATCACAAAGCTGGGATTTTTCTCCAGACACCACAAGGGCATCGCATTCTTTGCAGTCTCTAGAATCTCCGCCGTCATCGTCTCCAGAACAAGAAAATAGGCCAAGCAGTGCTATAGCCAATAAGGTGTAAATACATTTTTTCATGGTAGATTGTTTTTAAGTTATTTAATCAACAATAACCTAAAAATTAATGCACAACACCAATTTTTGTTGTGAATATTCTAAATATAAAGGTGAAATGTAGAAATAAGTCTTTTTTTAATGGATTCTCCCAAATTGAAGTTAGTCAAGGGCGATACCCATATCTATTCGATCAAACTCTACCTCTATTTCCCCATTGCCGACATCATCTGAGATAAGTTCGAAATCCAGGCCGTTGGCTTCAATAATTCTAATTTGGTCACCAGAGGCCACAGAAATAGTGCCGTTGCCCTCATCACAGATTCTAAGTTCCAAGTTACGCACTTCGCAAACCCTGCAGACATCTCCATTGTCATCATCATTAGAACATCCATTCAAAGTAATTACAAAGAGCACAAGCAAGAAATAAAAGAAAAGCTTTTTCATAATGGCAGATTTAGCAATTACAATAAAAGTAATGAATTTAAACCTTACTAACTTTAACTATTTATTAAGCTTTCTGAATCTCGTAATTTCCTTTGGCGTCTATAATTAAATGGTAATCCAAGAATTTTTCTGCGGAAGGATTGTAAAAAGTAACTGAGAAAGCCAGGGCATTTCCGAAGGAAGACTCTTCGTCAATGCTAAATGATTGCATAAAAGAAGCATTCCAAAAGTCATCATCATTATTTCGAAACATGGCTTTATCTATTCTCTTTTCCAAAATCAATTCATCTTGAAAAGAAATACGCACTTCTGATTGAAACTCGCGGTATTCTGTTTTGTTGTAGTGCCCAACGCGGTCGTTTTCTATTTTGTAAACACTATCTGTAGTGGTAACAAACTTTGTAAAGACCTTAAAGCCGTTTGAAAGGGTCGAATCGATTTCCACTTTAGCATAGCCTTCGGGAATTGTTTTGCTACTGTAGTCGTAAGTAGCTAAAGCAGGTTGCTTTTCAAAAAATTGATTCCCTTTGTTGCGAAGTCTTGTTTGGTCGCAACTGGAAACAGCCAAAACTAACACAAAGAACATTATTAATTTTACAAAAGGATTCTTAAGCATGGTTATTCGGTTTTTACCTCTTCTTCTTTCTCTTCTTCGTCTTCCTTGTTGTTCTTAACTCCCATGACGTCCATCGGTTTCCCTAAATACACCAATTGATTGCCTTCTTCTACCTTCATCTCTTTTATGTAGGATGCTATAATGTGCAATTCGCCTTCGTTATCTTTAATGAAAATTGGAATGGCATCCTTTTCATTATTCAGCATTTCTATGTTTTTAAGAAACTGCTCTTTGGAAGAAATTTTAACTTCATTGATCTTTGGATAATCCCTAGCGACCTCACTTAAATTTATGTAATCGTCTTTTTTAGAAAATAAAAGGTCTACACGTTCCACTTGGTGGCTTTTCATTTCCTCGGGGGTAATAAGCCTAAATGCACCGTTTTCCCCCAATTGGTTTTTAAAGCGCTCGATAGCGTGTTTGTTTACTTCTTCACTTGCCGTTAAGGCCATTAAATACCCAATGTCGTTTAATTCTATATTATTGGTAAGATCATCCGAAAAAATATTGGCTTCTTCCGCATCCAAATCCATTCCCTTGGCACGTTCCACATTTTCCTTATTGCTATCTATTAAGGCTACATGTCTGCCGCTCTTTTGTAAATATTTAGCGATTATACGGGACACTTCCGAAGCCCCTACTATTAAAATTCCTGTGGATTCCTTTAAGAAAACCCCAGAAAGTTTCGCAAACATCCTAGCGGTGGTTGCATTTAACAGTACAGTCCCTAAAACAATCATAAACACCAATGGCGTAATGTATTCCGCTCCCGGTTCACCTTCGAGCACCAATCGGTTACCAAAAAGGGATGCAATACCGGCAGCTACTATACCACGGGGGCCTACCCAGCTTATAAATGCTTTTTCATTGAATTTGAGTCCGGAGTGAATAGTACTTAGCAAAACGCCGAGCGGCCTTATTAAAAAGACTACACAACCAAAAAGAATAAGTGTATTCCAGTTATAAATAAGATATAGATCCTGCATATTAATATTTGCAGAAAGGAGTATAAAAAGTATGGATATTAAAAGTACACTCAGTGATTCTTTAAAATACAGCAACTCCTTGATATTTGGCAAGTCTATATTTCCTAAAACCATTCCCATAACCACCACAGAAAGCAGCCCAGATTCGTGAGCAAACTGTTCTGAAAGTACGTAAACCCCCAAAACGAAAGACAACGATACCACATTCATTAAAAAATGAGGAATCGCATTCTTCTTGATGGCAAAATAAAGGGCATAGGCAAAAGAAAAACCTATGGAGAAGCCCACCACTACGGTTTTACCAAATTCTATTAAAGCCTGTTGGGTATATTCTGTTCCTTTCCCTACGGAAATAAATTCGAAAACCAATACGGCTGCAACTGCACCAATAGGGTCGATAAGAATCCCTTCCCATTTCAATACGGCAGAAACATCTTTTTTCAATGGAATATTTCTAAGGATTGGTGTTATTACCGTTGGTCCGGTAACAATAATTAAAGCCGCAAATAAAAAGGAAATGGGCCAACTTAAATCGAATAAAAAGTGCGAAGCCAATCCTGCGCCTAAAAAAGTAATAATGGTACCAATGGTAATCAACTTAAAAATTACAGGTCCCACATTTAAAACTTCATTACGTTTTAAGGTCAAACCTCCTTCAAAAAGAATTACACTAATGGCTAAGGAAACAAAATGGAACAAGCCTTCCCCAGGGAAAAGCCCTTTATCGAGTTGTGGGTTCCAAACAGGCTCAATTAGTTTTGTGCCGTCTTCTGTAAATAAGGTAGAGATAGGGCCCACAAAAATCCCTATTAGAATAAGAGGTAAAATAGCAGGTATTTTAAACCGCCATGCCACCCATTGTGCTATAATCCCTAAAATTACAATTCCAGCAAGCTCTAACATATATTTTTTTGATTGGTAAGCGAATATAACTTCTATAAAGTATAAAAATGTTAAAAAACATTTAATAAAACAAGTGTTTATAACGATTGTTATTCCCTTTTCTTAATTTGCGTTGCTTTATAATCTAAAGAACTTTAATGAAGTTATACACCATTGAAACCGGAAATTTTAAATTAGACGGTGGAGCTATGTTTGGCGTGGTTCCAAAATCTATTTGGAATA from Galbibacter sp. BG1 harbors:
- a CDS encoding cation:proton antiporter; translation: MLELAGIVILGIIAQWVAWRFKIPAILPLILIGIFVGPISTLFTEDGTKLIEPVWNPQLDKGLFPGEGLFHFVSLAISVILFEGGLTLKRNEVLNVGPVIFKLITIGTIITFLGAGLASHFLFDLSWPISFLFAALIIVTGPTVITPILRNIPLKKDVSAVLKWEGILIDPIGAVAAVLVFEFISVGKGTEYTQQALIEFGKTVVVGFSIGFSFAYALYFAIKKNAIPHFLMNVVSLSFVLGVYVLSEQFAHESGLLSVVVMGMVLGNIDLPNIKELLYFKESLSVLLISILFILLSANINMQDLYLIYNWNTLILFGCVVFLIRPLGVLLSTIHSGLKFNEKAFISWVGPRGIVAAGIASLFGNRLVLEGEPGAEYITPLVFMIVLGTVLLNATTARMFAKLSGVFLKESTGILIVGASEVSRIIAKYLQKSGRHVALIDSNKENVERAKGMDLDAEEANIFSDDLTNNIELNDIGYLMALTASEEVNKHAIERFKNQLGENGAFRLITPEEMKSHQVERVDLLFSKKDDYINLSEVARDYPKINEVKISSKEQFLKNIEMLNNEKDAIPIFIKDNEGELHIIASYIKEMKVEEGNQLVYLGKPMDVMGVKNNKEDEEEKEEEVKTE